One stretch of Oncorhynchus clarkii lewisi isolate Uvic-CL-2024 chromosome 3, UVic_Ocla_1.0, whole genome shotgun sequence DNA includes these proteins:
- the LOC139388491 gene encoding U4/U6 small nuclear ribonucleoprotein Prp3-like yields the protein MSLPKREVEELRPWVERTVKKVLGFSEPTVVTAALHCVGKGLDKRKTTDQLRPFLDESAGGFVERLFEALEESRNSRGNKGAGERNRKRDLKDVFGDEVEVGARREVPEAGDGVPVKRKRVPRFEEVEEPEVLPAPPTESPVMLTKIQIKQMMEAATRQIEERKKQLSFVPVSSQQRLPLPTPQPDPPFASHLLPAPSAPSSGSAQSIAPSQAATFMNDAIEKARKAAELQARIQSQLAMKPGILGAIGNTGGPHNLVALANLHAMGIAPPKVAEARESNKPAPLILDDMGRTVDASGNEVELTHRMPTLKANIRAVKREQFRQQLKEKPGEDLESTIYFDGRVNIAPAQRAKKGFKFHEQGRFEKIAQRIRTKAQLEKLQTEIAQAAKKTGIQASTKLALFAPKKMLGDGQVPIIEWWDSYILPSNIDLSTETNFVAMELFGVTNLVEHPAQISPPVDTDKPGVTLGVYLTKKEQKKLRRQTRREGQKELQEKVRLGLMPPPEPKVRISNLMRVLGTEAVQDPTKVEAHVRAQMAKRQKAHEEANAARKLTTEQRKEKKVKKLKEDLSLGVHISVYRIRNLHNPAKKFKVEANANQLYLTGTVVLHRDVNMVVVEGGPKAQKKFKRLMLSRIKWEEHNSKRDDPDADDETKKNNRCSLVWEGTAKERNYGEMKFKQCPTENMAREHFKKHGTEHYWDLALSQSVLESTDD from the exons ATGTCTCTTCCTAAACGGGAGGTGGAGGAGCTACGGCCCTGGGTGGAACGGACCGTGAAGAAGGTGCTGGGGTTCTCTGAGCCTACTGTCGTTACTGCGGCCCTGCACTGTGTAGGCAAGGGCCTGGACAAGAGGAAGACCACAG ACCAGCTGCGTCCATTCCTGGATGAGTCTGCCGGTGGGTTCGTGGAGAGACTGTTTGAGGCCCTGGAGGAGAGCCGCAATTCCCGTGGGAACAAGGGTGCTGGGGAGAGGAACCGCAAGAGAGACCTGAAG GATGTGTTTGGTGATGAGGTGGAGGTGGGTGCGAGGCGGGAGGTCCCCGAGGCAGGAGATGGTGTGCCGGTGAAGAGGAAACGTGTCCCCCGCTTCGAGGAGGTGGAGGAACCAGAGGTCCTACCTGCACCCCCTACTGAGAGCCCTGTCATGCTCACTAAGATACAg aTCAAACAGATGATGGAGGCTGCCACCagacagatagaggagaggaagaaacagcTGAGCTTCGTCCCAGTGTCTTCCCAGCAG AGGCTGCCCCTGCCCACTCCCCAGCCAGACCCCCCCTTCGCCTCTCATCTTCTCCCCGctccctctgccccctcctcGGGCTCGGCCCAGTCCATCGCTCCCTCCCAGGCAGCTACTTTCATGAACGATGCCATCGAGAAGGCTAGGAAGGCTGCAGAGCTGCAGGCCCGCATCCAGTCGCAGTTAGCCATGAAGCCTGGTATACTGGGAGCCATTGGGAACACTGGAGGACCTCATAACCTGGTGGCGCTGGCCAACCTACACGCCATGGGGATAGCACCACC gAAGGTGGCGGAGGCCCGTGAGTCAAACAAGCCGGCCCCTCTGATTCTTGATGATATGGGTCGGACCGTGGATGCCAGCGGCAACGAGGTGGAGCTAACACACCGCATGCCCACCCTCAAAG CTAATATCCGTGCGGTGAAGAGGGAGCAGTTCCGACAGCAGTTGAAGGAGAAGCCTGGCGAGGACCTGGAGTCCACTATCTACTTTGACGGGCGTGTTAACATAGCACCCGCCCAGCGAGCCAAGAAGGGCTTCAAGTTCCATGAGCAGGGACGCTTTGAGAAGATCGCCCAGAGGATCAGAACTAAG GCCCAGTTGGAGAAGCTGCAGACAGAGATCGCCCAGGCAGCCAAGAAGACTGGGATCCAGGCCTCCACCAAGCTGGCCCTCTTTGCCCCCAAGAAGATGCTGGGGGACGGGCAGGTACCCATCATTGAGTGGTGGGACTCGTACATCCTCCCCTCCAACATTGACCT atCCACAGAGACCAATTTTGTGGCGATGGAGTTGTTTGGAGTCACAAACCTGGTGGAGCACCCTGCTCAGATCAGCCCCCCAG tggacaCAGACAAGCCAGGAGTGACTCTGGGAGTGTACCTGACTAAGAAGGAACAGAAgaagctgaggagacagactcgcagggagggacagaaagagcTTCAGGAGAAGGTCCGACTGGGGCTCATGCCCCCCCCAGAACCTAAAG TGCGCATCTCTAACCTGATGAGAGTGCTGGGTACAGAGGCAGTACAGGATCCCACTAAGGTAGAGGCCCACGTCAGAGCACAGATGGCCAAGAGACAGAA GGCCCATGAGGAGGCAAATGCAGCCCGGAAGCTCACAACCGAGCAGAGAAAagagaagaaggtgaagaagcTGAAAGAGGACCTGAGTCTTGGAGTTCACATCTCAGTCTATAG GATCCGTAACCTCCACAACCCGGCTAAGAAGTTTAAGGTGGAAGCTAACGCCAACCAGCTGTACCTGACTGGCACCGTGGTGCTACACCGAGACGTCaacatggtggtggtggagggag GTCCCAAAGCCCAGAAGAAGTTCAAGAGGCTCATGTTGAGCAGAATCAAATGGGAAGAACACAACTCCAAGAGAGATG